The following proteins are encoded in a genomic region of Roseinatronobacter sp. S2:
- a CDS encoding DsbA family oxidoreductase, translating to MIVLEIYSDPVCPWCFIGKARLDRALESRPDHPFDVRWLPFQLNPDMPAEGMARSDYMAMKFGDAQGILDAHKPIIDAAENTGLTLDLPAITRTPNTLNAHRLIHWAGLEGRQTAMVSTLFRAYFQQGRDIGDDATLLALAETVGLDRALIARLLDSDADRDIIAAADRDARARGISGVPFFIIDQQYAVSGAQPVETWRNIIDELDLSE from the coding sequence ATGATCGTGCTAGAGATATATTCCGACCCCGTTTGCCCATGGTGCTTTATAGGCAAGGCGCGACTGGACCGCGCCCTTGAAAGCCGCCCCGACCACCCGTTTGATGTTCGTTGGCTGCCGTTTCAGCTAAACCCCGACATGCCCGCCGAAGGTATGGCGCGCAGCGATTACATGGCCATGAAATTCGGCGACGCCCAAGGGATACTGGATGCGCATAAACCGATTATTGACGCTGCGGAAAACACCGGCCTGACGCTGGACCTGCCCGCCATTACGCGCACGCCCAACACCCTGAACGCACACCGGCTGATCCATTGGGCGGGCCTTGAAGGGCGCCAGACCGCTATGGTCAGCACATTGTTCCGCGCCTATTTCCAGCAAGGGCGCGATATTGGCGACGATGCGACGCTGCTGGCACTGGCGGAAACTGTCGGTCTGGACCGCGCCCTGATTGCACGGCTGCTGGACAGTGATGCGGACCGCGACATCATTGCGGCGGCCGACCGCGACGCCCGCGCGCGCGGCATTTCCGGTGTGCCGTTTTTCATTATTGACCAGCAATACGCGGTTTCAGGCGCGCAACCGGTCGAGACATGGCGCAATATCATTGATGAACTGGACCTGTCTGAATGA
- a CDS encoding 2-hydroxychromene-2-carboxylate isomerase: MPHIDYYFTPLSPWTYLAGKRPSQIAAKAGASLRYKPIDATALFARTGGQVLAERHDNRKDYRLQELRRWSDRLDMPLRLRPAFFPTNPAPASYAIIAAQEAGSGDMAELLHSLTRACWAEDRDIADDDVIRDSLSAAGFDPALAFSGMLQGAEIYPRNLEDAVADGAFGVPFFVVGQERFWGQDRLDFLAQHLGITT; this comes from the coding sequence ATGCCACATATTGACTACTACTTTACGCCCCTGTCGCCCTGGACATATCTGGCAGGCAAGCGCCCGTCACAGATCGCAGCCAAGGCAGGGGCCAGTCTGCGCTACAAACCCATTGACGCGACAGCGCTGTTTGCACGCACAGGCGGGCAGGTGCTGGCCGAACGCCATGACAACCGCAAGGACTACAGGCTACAGGAATTGCGCCGCTGGTCGGACAGGCTGGACATGCCCCTGAGACTGCGCCCTGCATTTTTTCCGACAAACCCTGCGCCTGCATCCTATGCGATCATCGCAGCACAAGAAGCAGGCAGCGGCGACATGGCCGAATTGCTGCACAGCCTGACCCGCGCCTGCTGGGCCGAAGACCGCGATATCGCAGATGATGATGTCATCCGCGATAGTCTGTCAGCGGCGGGATTTGACCCCGCGCTTGCCTTCAGCGGCATGTTGCAAGGGGCCGAAATCTACCCGCGCAATCTGGAAGATGCTGTGGCAGACGGTGCGTTCGGTGTGCCGTTTTTCGTTGTCGGGCAGGAACGGTTCTGGGGGCAGGACCGGCTAGATTTTCTGGCGCAACACCTTGGGATCACGACATAA
- a CDS encoding META domain-containing protein has translation MRLYLAVIAVLGTVLPVAARDVTASVQWDMTTPPGAETVTVVLNSAGELLAQQRLDADPDSTTATHSFTALPRQAGSLQAGLVLDGQLLAQSARLQLDGRSAAPELALHPILALGFRSLWACDDDTVLTLAPADKGLHALTPQPARVFLEHAEDSYIADDGTTLHDDGPHITLNASDDTPPVTCARIPSQPILPITAFAADESWQIELGQEQALITLPRPDGDQDIIDQMKARRTSDGALVFDSDAMSLRLTDEYCRLDNAAIPYPVSAVLTRHVSSVVSSGCAGAPLRLLQGRTWYVDSLFGIRHGTNIPDLTLEVANGQISGRLACNLYVGQAAIVDGTLSFTELGTTRLACPTAQRNLELRFLDALEHADGFDIGNSGELILRSGPITTLTARRR, from the coding sequence ATGCGCCTTTATCTTGCTGTGATAGCCGTGCTTGGCACGGTTTTGCCCGTTGCCGCGCGCGATGTCACTGCATCTGTGCAGTGGGACATGACAACCCCGCCGGGCGCCGAAACAGTGACCGTTGTTCTGAACAGCGCGGGAGAGTTGCTGGCGCAACAACGCCTTGATGCCGACCCCGACAGCACCACGGCCACACACAGCTTCACGGCGCTGCCACGGCAGGCAGGCAGCTTGCAGGCGGGGCTGGTGCTGGACGGCCAGCTTCTGGCGCAAAGCGCGCGGTTGCAACTGGACGGACGCAGCGCGGCCCCCGAACTGGCCCTGCACCCGATCCTTGCGCTTGGTTTCCGGTCCCTATGGGCCTGCGACGACGATACGGTGCTGACACTGGCACCCGCGGACAAGGGGCTGCACGCCCTTACGCCACAACCTGCGCGGGTGTTTCTTGAACACGCCGAAGACAGCTACATCGCCGATGACGGAACGACGCTGCATGATGACGGGCCGCATATCACCCTGAATGCATCTGATGACACCCCGCCTGTGACATGCGCGCGCATACCTTCACAGCCGATCCTGCCAATCACGGCATTTGCGGCGGATGAAAGCTGGCAAATCGAACTGGGGCAGGAGCAAGCCCTGATCACGCTGCCCCGACCTGATGGTGATCAGGATATCATTGATCAGATGAAAGCGCGCCGCACCAGTGACGGGGCACTTGTGTTCGACTCGGATGCGATGTCCCTGCGCCTGACAGATGAATATTGCAGGCTGGACAATGCAGCCATCCCCTATCCGGTTTCGGCAGTCCTGACGCGCCATGTATCATCTGTTGTCAGCAGCGGATGCGCCGGGGCACCACTGCGGCTGCTGCAAGGACGCACATGGTATGTCGACTCGCTTTTCGGAATCAGACATGGCACCAACATCCCCGACCTGACGCTAGAGGTGGCGAACGGACAAATCAGCGGACGCCTTGCCTGCAATCTGTATGTCGGGCAGGCCGCAATCGTGGATGGCACGCTGTCATTTACCGAACTTGGCACAACACGACTGGCCTGCCCTACGGCGCAGCGCAATCTGGAATTACGGTTTCTGGATGCGCTGGAACACGCGGATGGGTTTGACATAGGCAATAGTGGCGAATTGATTCTGCGCAGCGGGCCAATCACGACGCTGACGGCACGCCGCCGCTAG
- a CDS encoding SPFH domain-containing protein produces MMELILALVVLLVLIVIMGLKIVPQSRNLVITRLGAYHRTLDAGVNIIIPFLDRVHANVPVNDQVLNDIELEVVSADNVVFGAQLLVVYRIENPEAAVFRVNKIDDLVVGLVQSLVRSELGKVELDAVQSDRGSLNLALLEALEDAGKTYGIRISRSEITDVRLNETTQKAMAEVLSAERERRAAITRAEGQRRAAELNADGELYEAQRRADGIRAIAHANAEANREIAASLEGANAQEALVFQTARMQIEALEGLAKSNNAKLIMLPGGPSNAFREAAAILKDI; encoded by the coding sequence ATGATGGAACTTATTCTGGCGCTTGTCGTCCTACTCGTCCTGATTGTGATCATGGGGCTTAAAATCGTGCCCCAATCGCGCAATCTGGTCATCACACGGCTTGGTGCCTATCACCGAACGCTGGATGCAGGCGTCAATATCATCATCCCGTTTCTGGACCGCGTGCATGCGAACGTGCCGGTCAATGATCAGGTGCTGAACGATATTGAACTTGAAGTCGTCTCTGCTGATAACGTGGTGTTCGGGGCGCAACTTCTGGTTGTCTACCGGATCGAGAACCCCGAAGCGGCGGTTTTCCGTGTTAACAAGATCGACGATCTGGTGGTCGGGCTGGTGCAGTCGCTGGTGCGGTCCGAATTGGGCAAGGTGGAACTGGATGCTGTGCAATCTGATCGCGGGTCATTGAATCTTGCCCTGCTGGAAGCACTGGAAGACGCCGGTAAAACTTACGGCATTCGCATCAGCCGGTCAGAAATTACCGATGTCCGCCTGAACGAAACCACGCAAAAAGCCATGGCAGAAGTGCTATCCGCCGAGCGCGAGCGTCGCGCGGCCATTACCCGTGCCGAAGGCCAGCGCCGCGCCGCCGAGTTGAACGCCGATGGCGAACTTTATGAAGCGCAGCGCCGCGCCGATGGCATTCGCGCCATTGCGCACGCAAACGCGGAAGCCAACCGCGAGATTGCGGCCTCGCTTGAAGGGGCAAATGCGCAGGAAGCGTTGGTATTCCAGACGGCACGCATGCAGATCGAAGCGCTGGAAGGGCTGGCCAAATCCAACAATGCCAAGCTGATCATGCTGCCGGGTGGGCCGTCCAATGCCTTCAGGGAAGCGGCTGCCATTTTGAAAGACATCTAG
- a CDS encoding multidrug effflux MFS transporter, with product MIPFPPTKPLRFGEFVALMALMTAMVAFSIDAMLPALPVIGAELSPSAPTRGQLVIPAFVLGLGLGIMVCGPVSDAYGRKSVLLVGLILYIGGSLLASNATSIEGLLGARLLQGLGAAAPRVVATAMVRDLYQGRAMARVTSIIMTLFVLFPAVAPSIGAGIILLADWRAIFYAFVAFGIASGLWLILRQPESLPPERRRPLSPTAIGSAIAEITTNRAVMVYVCALVFSFAPLFTWLSNLPMIFDEVFDRASSFHLWFAATALISGSASLVNARLVMQLGMRKLATIAFTWQVCVSALFLVVWQMNLPAPWDFGVFFAFMCSTFFTIGLTFGNLNALALQPLGHIAGTGASVVMSISTVGAVAVSVPVALAYDGTPMTLVAGNLTFALGALGLVVYSRRFEAADIA from the coding sequence ATGATACCTTTCCCCCCGACCAAACCGTTGCGCTTCGGGGAATTCGTGGCGCTGATGGCCCTTATGACGGCCATGGTCGCATTTTCCATTGATGCCATGCTGCCCGCCCTGCCGGTCATTGGCGCAGAACTGTCGCCATCCGCGCCAACACGGGGACAGTTGGTCATCCCGGCCTTTGTTCTGGGGCTGGGGCTGGGTATTATGGTGTGCGGGCCGGTATCAGACGCCTATGGGCGCAAATCGGTGCTTCTGGTCGGTTTAATCCTGTATATCGGCGGGTCGCTGCTGGCGTCCAATGCCACCTCGATCGAGGGGCTTTTGGGGGCGCGCCTGTTGCAGGGGCTGGGGGCTGCGGCCCCGCGCGTGGTGGCCACGGCAATGGTGCGTGATCTGTATCAGGGCCGCGCCATGGCCCGCGTGACATCCATCATCATGACGCTGTTTGTGCTGTTTCCAGCGGTCGCGCCCTCCATCGGGGCGGGGATCATCCTGCTGGCAGACTGGCGCGCGATTTTCTATGCGTTTGTGGCATTCGGGATTGCCAGCGGGCTTTGGCTGATTTTGCGCCAGCCTGAATCCCTGCCGCCGGAACGACGACGCCCCTTAAGCCCGACAGCGATTGGCAGCGCAATTGCCGAAATCACCACCAACCGTGCGGTTATGGTCTATGTTTGCGCGCTGGTCTTTTCGTTTGCACCGCTCTTTACATGGCTGTCCAACCTGCCGATGATCTTCGATGAAGTTTTTGACCGCGCGTCCAGTTTCCACTTGTGGTTCGCCGCCACCGCGCTGATTTCGGGCAGCGCCAGCTTGGTAAACGCCCGGCTGGTCATGCAATTGGGTATGCGCAAACTGGCGACAATTGCATTCACATGGCAGGTGTGCGTTTCAGCGCTGTTTTTGGTTGTCTGGCAGATGAATCTGCCCGCACCGTGGGATTTCGGGGTATTCTTTGCCTTCATGTGCTCGACATTCTTTACCATCGGGCTGACATTCGGGAACCTGAACGCGCTGGCCTTGCAGCCGCTGGGCCATATCGCGGGAACAGGTGCATCCGTGGTGATGTCGATATCGACGGTGGGGGCGGTTGCCGTGTCGGTGCCGGTTGCGCTGGCCTATGATGGCACGCCCATGACACTGGTTGCCGGCAACCTGACCTTTGCCCTGGGTGCGTTGGGGCTGGTGGTCTATTCACGACGGTTTGAAGCTGCCGATATCGCTTGA
- a CDS encoding Lrp/AsnC family transcriptional regulator has product MTRIKLDSFDHAILRILAVDGRLSVTELASRIGLTKSPTQARLRRLEEQNVILGYRAMIDPHQIDAAHIAFVEVKMSDTRETALQAFNDAVRNVPEIEECHLIAGAFDYLLKVRSRDISSYRRVLAEHISGLPYITSTSTHVVMEAVKETGEQPVF; this is encoded by the coding sequence ATGACCCGTATCAAGCTGGATAGTTTTGACCATGCCATTTTACGCATTCTTGCCGTTGATGGCCGGCTTAGCGTGACAGAACTTGCATCGCGCATTGGATTGACAAAATCGCCCACGCAGGCGCGCCTGCGCAGGCTGGAGGAACAGAACGTCATTCTGGGATACCGTGCAATGATCGACCCGCACCAGATCGACGCGGCGCATATTGCATTTGTCGAAGTGAAGATGTCGGATACGCGGGAAACCGCGCTACAGGCCTTCAATGATGCGGTGCGCAATGTTCCCGAGATTGAAGAATGCCATCTTATTGCCGGGGCGTTTGATTACCTGCTGAAGGTGCGCAGCCGTGATATTTCATCCTACAGGCGCGTTCTGGCCGAACATATTTCCGGGTTGCCTTATATTACATCCACATCGACTCATGTTGTGATGGAAGCGGTCAAGGAAACAGGCGAGCAGCCGGTTTTCTGA
- a CDS encoding NfeD family protein, with protein MGSLGLPEWMIWGIIAVVLLIAEMVTTVYVALGFALAAVAVAALVWLLPGLPVLVQALIWAMLGLVVWLGLSRWNTARRKGRRDINDFDSLDSLPKSDRRKTPPSDPTQD; from the coding sequence ATGGGAAGCCTTGGCCTGCCAGAATGGATGATATGGGGCATCATTGCCGTGGTCTTGCTGATCGCAGAAATGGTGACCACAGTCTATGTCGCCCTTGGATTTGCATTGGCGGCGGTGGCGGTGGCTGCACTTGTGTGGCTGCTGCCCGGACTGCCCGTGCTGGTGCAGGCCCTGATCTGGGCCATGCTGGGGCTGGTGGTATGGCTGGGCCTGTCACGCTGGAACACGGCGCGGCGCAAAGGCCGCCGTGACATCAATGATTTCGACTCACTCGACTCTTTGCCGAAATCGGACCGCCGCAAAACCCCGCCATCCGATCCTACGCAGGACTGA
- a CDS encoding helix-turn-helix domain-containing protein has protein sequence MNDPENANVIKIARSGGEVEPAQPIDLAERVRALRRARGWTLEQAAKAAGLARSTLSKIENGQMSPTYDALKKLAGGLEISVPQLFTPPEVTRASGRMALTLRNEGTAHPTPTYDHRLLAAQLTSKKMLPYQARVRARDMQDFDGWVRHGGEEFLYVLTGEIRLITEFYAPVDMKRGDSAYYDATMGHNVISLSREDAEILWVTSLD, from the coding sequence ATGAATGATCCTGAAAACGCAAACGTCATAAAAATTGCCCGATCGGGCGGTGAGGTCGAACCCGCCCAGCCCATAGATCTGGCCGAACGGGTGCGCGCGCTGCGTCGTGCGCGGGGCTGGACGCTGGAGCAAGCCGCAAAGGCCGCCGGACTGGCGCGCTCGACCTTGTCCAAAATCGAAAACGGGCAGATGTCGCCCACTTATGATGCGTTGAAAAAACTGGCGGGCGGGTTGGAAATTTCGGTCCCACAACTGTTTACTCCCCCTGAAGTGACGCGTGCCAGCGGGCGTATGGCCCTGACCTTGCGCAACGAAGGAACCGCCCACCCGACGCCAACCTATGACCACCGCTTGCTTGCGGCGCAACTGACATCGAAGAAAATGCTGCCGTATCAGGCCCGTGTCCGCGCCCGTGACATGCAGGATTTTGACGGCTGGGTGCGCCATGGCGGCGAAGAATTCCTGTATGTGCTGACGGGTGAAATCCGTCTGATTACAGAATTTTACGCGCCTGTCGATATGAAGCGCGGTGACAGCGCCTATTATGATGCGACCATGGGCCATAATGTCATTTCCCTCTCGCGCGAGGACGCCGAGATCCTTTGGGTCACGTCACTCGATTGA
- a CDS encoding ribose-phosphate pyrophosphokinase: MIDRTEPKLISGNANIPLAKAIARRMSLHRGMSVGLVDARVERFNDQEVFVEVYENVRGEDMFIIQSTSNPANDNLMELLIIADALKRSSASRITAVIPYFGYARQDRRTKARTPISAKLVANMIAQSGIERILTLDLHAAQIQGFFDIPVDNLYAAPVFSLDVLHHFKGRLQDVTVVSPDVGGVARARELAKRIGCALAIVDKRREKPGEIAEMTVIGDVRGKSCIIVDDICDTAGTLCKAAEVLIEAGATEVHSYITHGVLSGPAVERITSSVMKSLVITDSIAPTEAVKSAHNIRIVPTAPMFAQGILNTWKGTSVSSLFDTETLTPIYEGLYGEV, from the coding sequence ATGATCGACCGTACCGAACCCAAGCTGATTTCCGGCAACGCGAATATACCGCTTGCCAAAGCCATCGCGCGACGAATGTCGCTGCACCGTGGCATGAGTGTGGGGCTTGTTGATGCACGGGTAGAACGGTTCAACGATCAGGAAGTCTTTGTAGAAGTGTATGAGAATGTCCGTGGCGAGGATATGTTTATCATACAGTCCACGTCGAACCCTGCGAACGACAATCTGATGGAGTTGCTGATTATCGCGGATGCGCTGAAGCGGTCCTCGGCTTCGCGGATCACAGCGGTCATTCCCTATTTCGGCTATGCCCGTCAGGACCGGCGCACCAAGGCCCGCACACCGATTTCCGCCAAGCTGGTGGCGAATATGATCGCGCAATCGGGAATCGAACGCATTTTGACGCTGGATTTGCACGCGGCGCAGATTCAGGGGTTCTTCGATATTCCGGTGGACAACCTGTATGCCGCCCCTGTGTTTTCGCTGGATGTGTTGCATCATTTCAAGGGCCGCTTGCAGGATGTGACGGTCGTGTCCCCTGATGTTGGCGGTGTGGCGCGGGCGCGTGAACTGGCCAAACGTATTGGCTGCGCGCTGGCCATCGTGGATAAACGGCGCGAAAAACCCGGAGAGATTGCAGAAATGACAGTCATCGGGGATGTGCGCGGTAAAAGCTGCATCATCGTGGACGATATTTGTGACACTGCCGGAACCCTGTGCAAGGCCGCCGAAGTGTTGATAGAGGCGGGCGCGACAGAGGTGCACAGCTACATCACGCACGGTGTTCTGTCCGGCCCGGCGGTGGAGAGGATTACCAGCTCGGTTATGAAGTCACTTGTTATCACCGACTCCATCGCGCCCACGGAAGCCGTGAAATCCGCCCATAATATCCGCATCGTGCCAACTGCGCCCATGTTTGCCCAAGGCATTCTGAACACATGGAAAGGCACGTCCGTGTCGTCGCTGTTTGACACTGAAACGCTGACCCCGATCTATGAGGGGCTTTACGGCGAAGTCTAG
- a CDS encoding class I adenylate-forming enzyme family protein → MLSITDTDIPQPCPAPFNMARYVLAAGAQTPDKVALQIVRAAGAERWSYARLIAAVRGTGQGLLNAGLHPGDRVLLRLGNSVDFPVAYLGALAAGLVPVPTSTQLTGPEVTRIAAQVAPALVLASAGVALPDHPAPTVDAMQLRAMQDLPPCDWHMGAPDRAGYIIYTSGSGGNPRAVVHAHRAIRARRMMWDGWYGLRSDDRVLHAGAFNWTYTLGTGLMDPWSIGATALIPEAGAPLPLMLKRFDATIFAAVPGVYRQVLKDGRKLDLPRLRHGLSAGEKLPEITRKAWHDATGTEIYEALGMSECSTYVSASPARPAPAGASGYAQQGRRLAVLGTDDQPAPRGEDGMLAIHRSDPGLMLGYLGDNDAPDLPLTGAWFLTGDHARMADDGAITYVGRNDDMMNAGGFRVSPLEVERALADHPGISDIACTEIEVKPGVTIIAAFYTGPAALPVQELESFAASRLARYKQPRLYRHCDSLPRGANGKLSRRALRTIHKAPT, encoded by the coding sequence ATGTTATCTATCACCGACACGGATATACCCCAGCCCTGCCCCGCGCCGTTCAACATGGCGCGCTATGTGCTGGCTGCGGGGGCGCAAACCCCTGACAAGGTGGCTTTGCAGATTGTCCGTGCAGCCGGGGCCGAGCGTTGGTCCTATGCGCGCCTGATTGCGGCGGTGCGGGGCACAGGGCAAGGGTTGCTGAATGCGGGCCTGCACCCCGGTGACCGCGTGTTGCTGCGACTGGGCAACAGCGTGGATTTCCCCGTGGCCTATCTGGGGGCGCTGGCGGCGGGGCTGGTGCCGGTGCCCACATCCACACAACTGACCGGGCCGGAAGTGACGCGAATTGCGGCGCAAGTGGCACCCGCGCTGGTGCTGGCATCTGCGGGCGTGGCCCTGCCGGACCATCCGGCCCCCACGGTTGACGCCATGCAATTGCGCGCGATGCAGGACTTGCCGCCCTGCGACTGGCATATGGGCGCGCCTGACAGGGCGGGATATATCATCTACACATCCGGCAGCGGGGGAAATCCCCGCGCCGTGGTGCATGCCCACCGCGCCATCCGGGCGCGCCGCATGATGTGGGACGGCTGGTATGGGCTGCGATCTGATGACCGTGTGCTGCATGCGGGCGCGTTCAACTGGACCTACACGCTGGGCACCGGATTGATGGACCCTTGGTCCATTGGTGCGACCGCGCTTATTCCCGAAGCTGGTGCGCCACTGCCGCTGATGCTGAAACGCTTTGATGCGACGATCTTTGCCGCTGTGCCGGGGGTCTACCGGCAAGTGCTGAAGGACGGGCGCAAGCTGGACCTGCCACGCCTGCGCCACGGGCTGTCTGCGGGTGAAAAACTGCCCGAGATCACCCGCAAGGCGTGGCATGATGCGACAGGCACCGAAATCTATGAAGCGCTGGGAATGTCAGAATGCTCCACCTATGTGTCCGCCAGCCCCGCGCGCCCTGCACCTGCGGGGGCATCGGGTTATGCACAGCAGGGGCGACGGCTGGCTGTGCTGGGCACGGATGATCAGCCCGCCCCGCGCGGTGAAGACGGCATGCTGGCAATCCACCGCAGCGACCCCGGCCTGATGCTGGGCTATCTGGGGGACAACGACGCCCCGGACTTGCCGTTAACGGGCGCGTGGTTCCTGACTGGCGATCATGCCCGCATGGCAGATGATGGCGCAATTACCTATGTCGGGCGCAATGATGACATGATGAATGCAGGCGGGTTTCGCGTCTCGCCGTTGGAGGTGGAGCGCGCACTGGCCGACCATCCCGGAATTTCCGATATTGCCTGCACAGAAATCGAAGTGAAGCCCGGCGTCACCATCATTGCCGCGTTCTACACCGGTCCCGCCGCCCTGCCCGTTCAGGAGCTGGAATCCTTCGCCGCCAGCAGGCTGGCGCGCTACAAACAACCGCGCCTGTACCGCCATTGTGACAGCCTGCCGCGCGGGGCCAATGGCAAATTGTCACGCCGCGCCCTGCGCACCATCCACAAGGCCCCGACATGA
- the efp gene encoding elongation factor P — translation MPKINGNEIRPGNVLEHDGGLWAAVKVNHVKPGKGGAFAQVEMKNLRDGRKLNERFRSEDKVERVRLEQKDQQFLYETDGRLVVMDMESFEQVELDVEILGDRRPFLQDGMTVTVEYYGEEALNISLPQKVVCKIIETEPVVKGQTAANSFKPAVLDNGVRILVPPFVGQDEDIVVNTETFEYSERA, via the coding sequence ATGCCCAAAATCAACGGAAACGAGATTCGTCCCGGAAATGTTCTGGAACATGATGGCGGGCTATGGGCTGCGGTCAAGGTTAACCATGTGAAGCCCGGAAAAGGTGGCGCATTCGCGCAGGTGGAAATGAAAAACCTGCGTGACGGGCGCAAGCTGAACGAACGCTTCCGTTCAGAAGACAAGGTTGAACGGGTGCGGCTGGAACAAAAGGACCAGCAGTTCCTGTATGAAACCGACGGCCGCCTTGTTGTCATGGACATGGAATCCTTCGAGCAGGTCGAACTGGACGTGGAGATTCTGGGGGATCGCCGCCCCTTCTTGCAAGATGGCATGACCGTGACTGTGGAATATTACGGCGAAGAAGCCCTGAACATTTCCCTGCCGCAAAAGGTGGTGTGCAAAATCATCGAAACCGAACCGGTGGTCAAAGGGCAGACCGCCGCAAACAGCTTCAAACCTGCGGTTCTGGACAATGGCGTGCGTATTCTGGTGCCACCCTTTGTCGGGCAGGACGAAGATATCGTGGTCAACACCGAAACATTCGAGTATTCTGAACGCGCGTAA
- a CDS encoding DUF6280 family protein: protein MFDAADGTAFTHEQGARARKLFAAVVLAALDDAIADDKKYGNGPEQIARWARSRDGREVLSCAGIDPNERVVSGLMEFVGKGVRTSVALSREESERRHAAAAAEAEAA from the coding sequence ATGTTCGATGCAGCGGATGGAACGGCCTTCACGCATGAGCAAGGGGCCCGTGCCCGCAAACTTTTCGCAGCCGTCGTACTGGCTGCACTGGATGATGCGATTGCGGATGACAAGAAATACGGCAATGGGCCGGAACAGATTGCACGTTGGGCGCGATCCCGTGATGGCCGCGAAGTGCTAAGCTGTGCCGGTATCGACCCGAATGAACGCGTGGTGTCTGGTCTGATGGAATTCGTGGGCAAAGGTGTGCGCACGTCCGTTGCACTGTCGCGCGAAGAAAGCGAGCGTCGCCATGCTGCTGCGGCAGCGGAAGCTGAAGCCGCCTGA